GCAGCAAGAATTCTTGAATTCCTCTCTGCTGCAGAGGTGCAGGATTCATAGATctcatattttgtttagaCATTGGAATGAGACATTCTACTAATCCATCCCATCATCTTCTTCTGTCCCAATAAAACATTTAACTTGGTATTTCTCTTCAATGTGGTAGAAATGCCTACCTTAAATGAACAATTGACTTGTACATTATTGTCATTTCCATCATACCTCTacaaaattttctttcatttatgCATTTGGTGTCTCTCCACTGTTGCAGGTGTTGTGTGGGGGCAGGAAGCATTTGAGTAGCATCTAAATATTTCCCATTTTCAAGTTTAGTTTGAATATGCAGACGCCTAAGTCAAGGTAACTTTCGGTGACTACAAGAACAATGAAGCATTCatgaaaatgattatttttatttgacttAATGATTAAAGTGTTGTGGAACTAATGATCATCTTTTTTTGTAATGATTTTGAGTAAATACGCGATGGATATGCTAAATTGTGTAAATCTTGTCTGATGGGACCAGATTAGGCCATTAGAGGTTGAAGGATTACTTTTGAGAAATTGCATAGCTTTGGTTGTCCATTTCTTCTTTATATATAGTGATTAGTCATCTGTGTATAACTTCATGTTTAGAGTGACATTGTGATGGTGAGGTTTCATGTCTCTGGTTGTACACAATTTACATGTAAATAATGAGCCTCATGAGTTAGAACATCTTGATGGTTTACATTACTCTGTTGCAGAACCAGTTCCTCAGGAGCAGCTCCGAGGATTTCTCCTCGCTCTATTTCATCTGAGGTGTCGGGGAAGAACTCCCCTCGATCAACCCCCTCCGAGGCATCCAGAAAACATTCTCCACGCCAGCTCAAGACTGGTCCCCGTTTTTTAGAGCCCACCGTCTCTTCTTCTAACCTAGCAACTCGATCGCCAAAGGAGTCGGGCCTTAGAGTTTCTGATCACAACTCGCCGGCAAGTCCACTCTCTGAGGTACTAAAAATAACTAGcatctttttgttttgtgcTCGAAGCATAAAGTGAACCAAAACACAGATTCCTTGGTATATACAAGAATCTACTACGATGTTGTAATGAAATCTTGTACCATGTCCAAAACTAGACTTATATTCATCATGatgtatttttttgtcaatctGAATAATATTGATGATTCAACTACTgctatatatactccatatggCGTGTTTTGCTAAATCAATTTCTGCTGCAACCTGCAGAAGAAGCGTCCAACCAAAGTTTCTGAGCTCGAGGTGCAGATTTCTCAGCTAGAATCTGATCTGAAAAATGTGAAGGATCAGTTATGCTCATCAGAAAAATCTAGGAAGCAAGCCCAAAGAGATGCAGAGGAATCCAACCAAGAGCTCTCAGTCCTCTCCTCGAAGCTTGAAGAATCCGAGAAGAAATTTCTAGAACTTTCAGCCACTCGGAATGCTCTCACAGTAGAGATCTCTGAGACGTGTGAACAGCAAGACAGCTCGCTGCAAGCTGAGCTGGAAGCTCTACAGAAGCAGCAGTTGCAAGAATCGGCTGCTTTGGCCTCTGCATTAGATGAGATCAAAAGGCTCAAAGCTCAGCTGGAGATGGTAGCTGAGTCTGAAGCTCACCGCTTAGAATCTGCACAAACTGAGACACTCGTGGTTGTGGAAGAAATGAGGAAGCAACTAAATGAGTCCAAGAAATCTGAAGCTGAAGCGCAAAAACTTGTTGGTGAGACACTTATGCAGCTGGAGGCAGCCAAGAAGATGGTGGAGACGCTCAGGTCGGATGGTTGTAAAACCATAGGAGTCTACGAGGCTGCAGCCAGTGAGCTGGAACAGTCGAAGGCTCGTGTAGAGCTTCTAGAAGAGCTTGTTGGGAAACTCAATGGTGAAGTTGAAGACGAGAAGGTAAAGATATCATCAATTGAAGCAGAATTTGCTTCTGCGAAGCTTGAAGTGGAGCAGTTGAGATCTGCTCTAGCTGTTGCAGAGATGAGGCGGAACGAGGATCAGGCTCGGAGCGCAGAGCAAGTAAAGCATGCTTGTGAGATTGTGGAACAGATCAAGTCCACATCAGGGCAGAGAGAGGCTCAGTTGGAGGCAGAGCTTCGAAAATGCAGCTATGAAATCGAGGAGCTGAGGTCAAACCTCATGGATAAGGAGACTGAGCTGCAGAGCATCTTTGAGGAGAATGACGCCCTCATAATGCAGCTGGAGAACGCGTTATCCGGCCACAGGGAGCACGAGCTGAGAGCAGAAAATGAGACTATTAAAGCACAATACCATAACATATCAGAGGAAAACAGAGCATTGAGGAAAGAAATGGAGGCTTACAATAGCACGAGGAGCGAGGCTATGTCGGAGCTAGAGGCAGCGAGAGTAGCAGAGAAGGAGGCGCTGGTGAAGGTGGGGTCCATGACGGAGGAGGTGGACAGGAGCAACAGGAAGGCAGCTCGCGTTGCTGAGCAGCTGGAGGCAGCACAAGCAGCCAACGCGGAGATGGAGGCAGAGCTGCGGAAGCTGAAGGTGCAGTCGGATCAGTGGAGGAAGGCAGCGGAGGTGGCTGCGTCCATGCTAGCGGTTGGGAACAACGGGCACGCAGTGGAGAGGACGGGGTCAATGGACAACAACTACAGCCCTCGGATGAGGAACATCACCTCGTCATACTCGGATGATCTTGATGATGAAATgttcaagaagaagaatgtgAATGTGCTGAGGAAGTTTGGTGTGCTATGGAAGAAGCCTCAGAAATAAGAAGGATAGAGTTGATGAATATTATTATGAGGTGATGGATGACCTCTGTGTTTTCTTTATTAGAACTCTTCTTTTTAGGGGTATTTGGTTGAAGATATGAATTAACATGAATTCAGTGATGTTTATTTCAGTGCAATTAACATAGTAGTTGCCCTCTCACTTTTTATAACACCAATATTCTTTTGTGAGTGAGACCACatctaaaatattcaatcttCTAATTCCAATTATGATACTTTATTTCACGAGTTCCATAACTGGTCATTTGGTCATATGTTGCAGAGAGTATTCTGAGAGgcaaagaaagagaaaaaaactaatgaaaattatgaaatactaCTACCCAGAGTTCAGGCCTAATTTTGTGTGATAGTATCTTTACTTCCATGGTCCATTTGTCTGAAAATTTCTAAGTTCTTTAGTTAAAGATGTTTTGAGATTGCAAATTTGGAGTTTATAAGTAGAACTCTAAAATTGAGAATACCATGaccccaaaaacaaataaaactgTTAGCATAACAAGTGTATAGAAATACCCAACAAAAAGATCAAACAATTCTTACTGGgctttcaaaaaataatagtaggcCCATTTGTATAATGAATTGGGGAAGCATTGTATTCGAACCTGTTTCATAGCAAACGGCattgtagtaatttttttattaatccaaatccatatattttaaaaataaattattggtaCGCATTTTAAGCTTTTCGctaataatcttattttagcTTTCCATATATGTTAACTGATTTTTTTCAACGGCCCCTCTTAATGTATAGTTCTTTAATTTgcagtatattttttttttatcaaatcaatttctcaaaacaatgtgtttataaaaatgtatGATAAGCTTCGCAATCTGCATTGCCATAGTAACATTttgttaaaacaaaaatatggaaCATTCTATATATCACgtaaaagataatttaatgtCAAATAATAGCAGGTTGTGATTTTAAATCGTCAGAATTTAAAATCTGCATATACAATAAATTGTCATACAATcttcatgatttaaattttttattgaataaccTACACGATGTATTAGTGCTCTTTACTACCTAGTAGCTAGCTACAGTATATATATTAGGCCAAATATATCTTTAAGTCCTTATgctaattttttcatttaattctcATACACTGTTTTTTAGTAGGTTCtcgtaatttttattttgtctttttgGGTCCTGATTTAACTATAGttaaattttctattaacCAAATAACATGTTATATAACCAAATAAAACTTCTCTGCAATTATTCAccaattttcgtatttttctcttaaaacaaaacaaccCAAAGCAGATGAAGTTTAAATGCAATTGTTCATCGATTGTTTGTCAACACTCGACActttatagaattaaatcctaatgaattttgttcatttatttttttcttcttttaattttgcttCAGATTCTTTTCTTGGTTAATCTCCACATTGATTTATCATAGGAAAAAAAGATTAcgtgaaaaaaaatttcacattgataattatattaggaatttgtatatatttccagcaaaatattatttggaatttatttgaataattaatgattGACAATGTTATTATGAAATAGTTAGCAGAACtgttaaataaaactaaagagtgaactatagAAGTACTACCCAAAAAATGGGCCTTGCATCTTTTCAGTATCCAgcatttacaataaaaaagttccaaaaattctaaattcaaTCCCAACTTTTACTATTCTATCCTTCTAACTCACAAAACTTTTGGTTTTTTAATGTTTCTATACTTCTGTTCTGATTTTTTAAGGATTGAAAATGTTTGTGGCATTATTAAATCTTTGTATACtatctcaaaataaattatttaaatctttgttgtactccctccgtccaacaaaagatgtcacactttcctttttagtttgtcccactaaaGATGTAacgtttccattttaaaaaaagttctctctcacaataatataaatattatattttctcttttcacctaacacacaaaataaaatatcctaaaatctcgtgccatctcacaagtgtgacatcttttgtggaacggagggagtattatctaaaaatgaattatttaaatctttatagtattatttaaattattgcattacaatcgaaaaattaatatatatttgtagtagtattttataaaatattgaatggTTTACTTTTAAAgcattcatttttagtttaatgCATGAttgcaataataatttattttaataggaaaaaatatttattatagagtaataaaatacGCTAGTTTGGGTATCATTTAAGATGACTTGTATATAGATGAGacaattgagagaaaaaaaaatgaaatttcatgatttaatattttaattttaaattttataaaataaactagtagaatttaatgatttaaataactatCAATTCGTATTTTAATGATGCAAAGAGTATGTGCTAGCTTTCTCATTCGACTGAGGAGTTGTTTTATGGAGTTTGAAATTAGCAGTAGaatgcaaataaataaataattaatggttTATTCCTATAAGATAATCTATCCAGATATTATCGAGATATGTTTTTTTCCCTAAGTCATTACTGACAACATTATTCCACAGACTTTTGTTTCACGCCCAAATCTGCTGTTGGATTTGGTTTGTCCGAATCGCGCAAGACTCTAGCCTTAATTTGCTGAATTTCAATGTCATTGGGACTAGTGAACCacaattatcatttaattaatccCTAATCAACATTCCATTTTCCCATTTAATAATCCACTAAGATCTACCTCTAAACAATAAACCATCATTACATTATCTCTTGAAAGCAACATTGTTTACCATTATCTTCCAATCAAACACACTGCCAATTTCAAGATTGTCAAATTCCATTTCCTCAAAAGAGGCAAACAAATCAGCCTGCCTTACTTCAACTGTTTCTATTGTATTTAGGGGATTAAATAACGACAATAAATAAAgaacaagaaatgaaattccATTAGTTTGTcgtcaaacaaataaatgtagACAGtcaacaaaaaaagaagaagacgaTTCAAGTGAATCAATTCCCTCTTCGTACAATACAGATCACAAATCCacatcattaaaattaattaaactttcCCTTTAAGTTAAACACTTGATAAGTAATTAAACTCTatccttttttcttctttccccAACCCCTCTCTAGCAAACACTATAACCCACTCAAATTCCCAATCTAAACAATTACAATTATTCTTATACGATTAAgaataattgtaattatttaaGGGGCTTCTTCGCTCTGTCCTCTTATGTAAGAGGACTATTGAGAAGCCCCTGCCAATTGGATGACCCGATCCCATTCCAGTTAAGTCTGGTAGCGGAATCGAGATCCGGCCCATTGCCATCCCCGGCACCCATATTTTGCCACGGGAAACCCCACAATATCCTCCCGTCCGCGTCCCTCCCTCCGAGCATCTCCTGCTTCACCGTGGCCACGGCCGTGGGGACCGCATAGTCCCCATATGGCATGTCGTGCATCATCCCATTCTGATCATCATAGTACAAATTGTGAAGCCCATTCCCAGCGCTCGGGTTCTCAAGAAAGCCACTACTTCTGATGGCATCAAACAGCCCCGAAGAGGAGGTGCCGAGGGCTTGGGAGTGGGCCCAGATGGAGAAATCGTGATCCTCTAACCCTAAATGGGCGGAATTCTGCTTCTGGAGAGTGGCGATGGCGAGATTGAGATCGTTGGAATCGTAGGAGAGAGGAGGCATGGAAGGGATAGGGGAGGGGAGGGGGTGGTCCTGGCTTCGcttggaggaggaggaggaagaggaagtgGAGGAGGATCTCTTGTTCTTGCGGCAGCCTCCGCCGACGGGGACGTTGCGGAGGGTGCCGCCTTTGGTCCAGTATCGTCGGCAGGATTTGCAGAAGTATCGGGGCTGGGAGAGGCTGTAGTTGTTGTAGTAGCAGAATTTGGTGTTGGCGGAGTCGCATCGAGGGCATTTTAGAGCTTGCATATCAGCTGGCCTTGCCTTCTTGTTTCCATCTTGCTGCTTGCACGCCACCATGCTTTCTATACCCATTTCCTGATTACATTTTCCATCTCATTGTCAGTATTAATCTCACCCAATTTCCAACATTCATAAATACATATGtattctaaaattagggttccaATTTCAAGGAATTAATCTCCTTATAATGAAGTCAGGTACAATCAGAAATTTCCAAGGCTTTTcgtttaaaaatatttgctTTTTCACTATTAATGGAATATAGAATTTGCGACACCAAAGTTTGAAATCAAAGAAGAtgcttttttttcatcaagTATGGGAGAGAAATTGATCAGATTCAGATACATATTTGATTAAGTGATCAACACATACACATTACAAATCAGAAAATTAATTGCACCTGGAGATGGAGCTGTGCGCTTGAAGAATCCATCCCACCATGCAACACCTGTGcttctacttcttcttcttcttcttcttcgagaAAGATGAGAGGGAATGTGTATAAATAGAAGAAGGTTGTGCTCAGATCTTaggtggaaaaaaaaagagagaaagaaaaactgAGCCTAGTAGTACAAGCCACACACCCCCATT
The nucleotide sequence above comes from Salvia hispanica cultivar TCC Black 2014 chromosome 5, UniMelb_Shisp_WGS_1.0, whole genome shotgun sequence. Encoded proteins:
- the LOC125191175 gene encoding interactor of constitutive active ROPs 3-like, which translates into the protein MQTPKSRTSSSGAAPRISPRSISSEVSGKNSPRSTPSEASRKHSPRQLKTGPRFLEPTVSSSNLATRSPKESGLRVSDHNSPASPLSEKKRPTKVSELEVQISQLESDLKNVKDQLCSSEKSRKQAQRDAEESNQELSVLSSKLEESEKKFLELSATRNALTVEISETCEQQDSSLQAELEALQKQQLQESAALASALDEIKRLKAQLEMVAESEAHRLESAQTETLVVVEEMRKQLNESKKSEAEAQKLVGETLMQLEAAKKMVETLRSDGCKTIGVYEAAASELEQSKARVELLEELVGKLNGEVEDEKVKISSIEAEFASAKLEVEQLRSALAVAEMRRNEDQARSAEQVKHACEIVEQIKSTSGQREAQLEAELRKCSYEIEELRSNLMDKETELQSIFEENDALIMQLENALSGHREHELRAENETIKAQYHNISEENRALRKEMEAYNSTRSEAMSELEAARVAEKEALVKVGSMTEEVDRSNRKAARVAEQLEAAQAANAEMEAELRKLKVQSDQWRKAAEVAASMLAVGNNGHAVERTGSMDNNYSPRMRNITSSYSDDLDDEMFKKKNVNVLRKFGVLWKKPQK
- the LOC125187256 gene encoding dof zinc finger protein DOF3.1-like — its product is MDSSSAQLHLQEMGIESMVACKQQDGNKKARPADMQALKCPRCDSANTKFCYYNNYSLSQPRYFCKSCRRYWTKGGTLRNVPVGGGCRKNKRSSSTSSSSSSSKRSQDHPLPSPIPSMPPLSYDSNDLNLAIATLQKQNSAHLGLEDHDFSIWAHSQALGTSSSGLFDAIRSSGFLENPSAGNGLHNLYYDDQNGMMHDMPYGDYAVPTAVATVKQEMLGGRDADGRILWGFPWQNMGAGDGNGPDLDSATRLNWNGIGSSNWQGLLNSPLT